In a genomic window of Vigna angularis cultivar LongXiaoDou No.4 chromosome 6, ASM1680809v1, whole genome shotgun sequence:
- the LOC108319738 gene encoding uncharacterized protein LOC108319738, which produces MDLPNRDKSQSVSVKKTALRDLQNDNKIMVPTSVGSSSFLKDKDPGTDSNRVSGTKRPLSDHPVNQNLQQSPGNNFANGHLVYVRRKSETELGKGTAFENSSVNAYCSHSKQFCCEEENAQPKSQIKEPSQIKDSKVSCFPAFAPFPVASSMNSSGKSSVPVSLGKSSIKLAPVESNYVTAFSGPTTTTGNPKGLKSFHWEERYQQLQMFLKKLDQSDQEEYIQMLRCLSSVELSKHAVELEKRSIQLSLEEAKELQRVAALNVLGKSVKNFKAPVDHDECSDRLKT; this is translated from the exons ATGGACTTGCCTAATCGTGATAAATCGCAGAGTGTTTCTGTGAAGAAGACAGCTCTGAGAGATCTGCAGAATGATAATAAAATCATGGTGCCAACCTCTGTTGGAAGCTCTTCATTTTTAAAGGATAAGGATCCTGGTACTGATTCCAATAGGGTTTCCGGTACCAAGAGACCCTTGTCTGACCACCCAGTGAACCAGAATCTCCAGCAATCTCCAGGCAATAATTTTGCAAATGGACATCTTGTGTATGTCCGTAGAAAATCAGAAACAGAACTAGGCAAGGGCACTGCTTTTGAAAATTCAAGTGTTAATGCTTATTGTTCACACTCGAAGCAATTTTGTTGCGAAGAGGAGAATGCTCAACCAAAATCTCAGATAAAGGAGCCTTCTCAGATAAAGGATTCAAAGGTTTCTTGTTTCCCAGCATTTGCACCTTTTCCTGTGGCTTCTTCAATGAACTCATCTGGAAAGTCTTCAGTTCCTGTTTCTCTTGGGAAATCTTCAATCAAGTTAGCACCAGTTGAGTCCAATTATGTGACAGCTTTTTCTGGCCCTACTACCACCACTGGTAATCCAAAGGGATTAAAAAGTTTTCACTGGGAAGAGCGATACCAACAATTGCAGATGTTTTTGAAGAAATTGGACCAATCAGACCAAGAAGAATATATCCAAA TGCTTCGCTGCCTGTCATCAGTTGAACTTAGCAAACATGCTGTTGAGTTAGAGAAGAGATCAATTCAGCTTTCATTAGAGGAAG CCAAAGAATTACAGCGTGTTGCTGCTTTAAACGTCTTGGGTAAATCAGTGAAGAACTTCAAAGCACCAGTTGATCACGACGAGTGTTCAGACAGGTTGAAGACTTGA
- the LOC108319739 gene encoding heat shock 70 kDa protein 16 isoform X2 — MSVVGFDIGNENCVIAVVRQRGIDVLLNYESKRETPAVVCFSEKQRLLGSAGAASAMMHIKSTVSQIKRLIGRKFADPDVDKELKMLPLETSEGPDGGILIHLKYLGEIHVFTPVQIMSMLFAHLKAMTETDLEMPISDCVIGIPSYFTDLQRRAYLDAAKIAGLKPLRLIHDCTATALSYGMYKTDFSGTGPVYVAFIDVGHCDTQVSIASFEFGKMKILSQAFDRSLGGRDFDEVLFSHFAAKFKEEYHIDVYSNTKACFRLRAACEKLKKVLSANLEAPLNIECLMDEKDVKGFISREEFEKLASGLLERVSIPCLRALTDANLTVEKISSVELVGSGSRIPAISTLLISLFKREPSRQLNASECVARGCALQCAMLSPVYRVREYEVQDVISFSIGLSSDEGPVAVRSNGVLFPRGQQFPSVKVIAFQRSNLFHLEAFYVNPDELPPGTSPKISCVTIGPFHGSHGSKSRVKVRVSLDLHGILNIESATLIKDGTDDLVMEGNHNSNSDAMDIDPIPYTVANGFEDITNKKLESPCSSDGGIRKDKGNRRVDVPVNENIYGGMTKAEITEAREKELQLAQQDRIIEQTKEKKNSLESYVYDMRSKLFHKYRSFASEQERDDISRSLQETEEWLYEDGVDETEHAYSSKLEDLKKLVDPIENRFKDEKERVQAKGDLLKCISKHLTSADSLPPQDKELIINECNKAEQWLKEKIQQQESSSKNTDPIVWSSEIKSKTEEFNLTCQHILGSKASPPPEDKDMPDSSNDP; from the exons ATGAGTGTGGTGGGGTTTGACATTGGTAATGAGAACTGTGTCATTGCTGTAGTCAGGCAACGTGGGATTGATGTGTTGTTGAATTATGAATCCAAACGCGAAACCCCAGCTGTGGTCTGCTTCAGCGAGAAGCAGCGGCTTTTGGGGTCTGCTGGTGCTGCTTCGGCTATGATGCACATCAAGTCCACTGTATCTCAAATAAAGAGACTAATAGGAAGGAAATTTGCAGATCCTGATGTGGATAAAGAGTTGAAAATGCTCCCTCTTGAAACTTCTGAGGGTCCAGATGGAGGCATTTTGATTCACTTGAAGTACTTAGGGGAGATTCATGTATTTACACCTGTTCAAATAATGTCAATGCTCTTTGCTCACTTGAAGGCTATGACTGAAACAGATTTGGAGATGCCCATTTCGGATTGTGTTATTGGGATCCCATCATACTTTACAGACTTGCAGAGGCGGGCATATCTTGATGCTGCAAAAATTGCAGGGTTGAAGCCTCTGAGGTTGATCCACGATTGTACTGCAACTGCCCTTAGTTATGGAATGTATAAAACAGATTTTAGTGGTACAGGTCCGGTTTATGTTGCATTTATTGACGTTGGTCATTGTGACACTCAGGTCTCCATTGCATCATTTGAGTTTGGGAAAATGAAGATACTTTCACAGGCATTTGACAGGAGCTTAGGAGGCAGGGACTTTGATGAGGTTCTTTTTAGTCATTTTGCAGCAAAATTCAAAGAAGAGTACCATATTGATGTGTATTCTAATACCAAGGCGTGCTTTAGGCTACGTGCAGCATGTGAGAAATTGAAGAAAGTTTTGAGTGCAAATCTAGAGGCACCTCTAAATATCGAGTGCTTGATGGATGAGAAGGATGTGAAGGGCTTTATCTCAAGGGAAGAATTTGAGAAGCTCGCATCAGGATTATTAGAGAGAGTTTCTATTCCTTGCCTCAGAGCATTAACTGATGCAAACTTGACAGTGGAGAAGATTTCTTCTGTAGAGCTAGTTGGTTCGGGATCTAGGATTCCAGCTATAAGTACATTACTAATTTCCTTATTCAAGAGAGAACCCAGTCGACAGCTGAATGCAAGTGAGTGTGTAGCTCGTGGTTGTGCTCTACAGTGTGCAATGCTCAGTCCTGTTTACCGTGTGAGAGAATACGAG GTTCAGGATGTTATTTCCTTTTCAATTGGACTTTCATCAGATGAAGGTCCAGTTGCTGTGAGGTCAAATGGTGTACTTTTCCCAAGAGGCCAACAATTTCCAAGTGTTAAAGTCATAGCCTTTCAGCGAAGTAATTTGTTTCATCTGGAAGCTTTCTATGTTAATCCAGATGAACTACCACCTGGGACATCTCCTAAAATTAGTTGTGTCACG ATTGGCCCTTTCCATGGATCCCATGGTAGTAAGAGCAGAGTTAAAGTTAGAGTTTCACTTGATCTGCATGGAATTCTCAATATTGAATCAGCTACA TTGATTAAAGATGGCACGGATGATTTGGTTATGGAGGGTAATCATAATTCAAATTCTGATGCAATGGATATTGATCCCATTCCTTACACAGTTGCCAATGGGTTTGAAGATATCACCAATAAGAAGTTGGAATCTCCATGTAGTTCT GATGGTGGTATAAGAAAAGATAAGGGTAACAGAAGGGTTGATGTGCCAGTGAATGAGAATATCTACGGTGGAATGACAAAGGCAGAAATCACAGAAGCTCGTGAAAAAGAACTCCAGTTGGCCCAACAGGACAGAATTATAGAGCAAaccaaagaaaagaagaatagcTTGGAGTCTTATGTCTATGATATGAGGAGTAAG CTCTTCCACAAATATAGAAGCTTTGCAAGTGAACAAGAGAGGGATGACATATCTAGGAGTCTTCAAGAGACCGAGGAATGGCTTTATGAGGATGGTGTTGATGAAACTGAGCATGCTTATTCTTCAAAACTAGAAGATCTgaaaaag CTGGTAGATCCAATTGAGAATCGGTtcaaagatgaaaaagaaagagtgcAAGCTAAAGGGGATTTATTGAAGTGCATTTCAAAGCATCTCACATCTGCAGATTCCCTTCCACCCCAGGATAAAGAACTG ATCATCAACGAGTGCAATAAAGCAGAGCAGTGGTTGAAAGAGAAGATCCAGCAACAAGAATCATCTTCTAAGAATACTGACCCAATAGTATGGTCAAGTGAGATTAAGAGCAAGACAGAAGAATTTaactt aACATGCCAACACATATTGGGATCCAAGGCTTCTCCACCTCCAGAAGACAAAGACATGCCAGATTCTTCCAATGATCCATGA
- the LOC108319739 gene encoding heat shock 70 kDa protein 16 isoform X1, with protein sequence MSVVGFDIGNENCVIAVVRQRGIDVLLNYESKRETPAVVCFSEKQRLLGSAGAASAMMHIKSTVSQIKRLIGRKFADPDVDKELKMLPLETSEGPDGGILIHLKYLGEIHVFTPVQIMSMLFAHLKAMTETDLEMPISDCVIGIPSYFTDLQRRAYLDAAKIAGLKPLRLIHDCTATALSYGMYKTDFSGTGPVYVAFIDVGHCDTQVSIASFEFGKMKILSQAFDRSLGGRDFDEVLFSHFAAKFKEEYHIDVYSNTKACFRLRAACEKLKKVLSANLEAPLNIECLMDEKDVKGFISREEFEKLASGLLERVSIPCLRALTDANLTVEKISSVELVGSGSRIPAISTLLISLFKREPSRQLNASECVARGCALQCAMLSPVYRVREYEVQDVISFSIGLSSDEGPVAVRSNGVLFPRGQQFPSVKVIAFQRSNLFHLEAFYVNPDELPPGTSPKISCVTIGPFHGSHGSKSRVKVRVSLDLHGILNIESATLIKDGTDDLVMEGNHNSNSDAMDIDPIPYTVANGFEDITNKKLESPCSSDGGIRKDKGNRRVDVPVNENIYGGMTKAEITEAREKELQLAQQDRIIEQTKEKKNSLESYVYDMRSKLFHKYRSFASEQERDDISRSLQETEEWLYEDGVDETEHAYSSKLEDLKKLVDPIENRFKDEKERVQAKGDLLKCISKHLTSADSLPPQDKELIINECNKAEQWLKEKIQQQESSSKNTDPIVWSSEIKSKTEEFNLYDFCFPFQNCILIVFRVHGTQNLKESGNKYSLNCSSIRQTNLLIHV encoded by the exons ATGAGTGTGGTGGGGTTTGACATTGGTAATGAGAACTGTGTCATTGCTGTAGTCAGGCAACGTGGGATTGATGTGTTGTTGAATTATGAATCCAAACGCGAAACCCCAGCTGTGGTCTGCTTCAGCGAGAAGCAGCGGCTTTTGGGGTCTGCTGGTGCTGCTTCGGCTATGATGCACATCAAGTCCACTGTATCTCAAATAAAGAGACTAATAGGAAGGAAATTTGCAGATCCTGATGTGGATAAAGAGTTGAAAATGCTCCCTCTTGAAACTTCTGAGGGTCCAGATGGAGGCATTTTGATTCACTTGAAGTACTTAGGGGAGATTCATGTATTTACACCTGTTCAAATAATGTCAATGCTCTTTGCTCACTTGAAGGCTATGACTGAAACAGATTTGGAGATGCCCATTTCGGATTGTGTTATTGGGATCCCATCATACTTTACAGACTTGCAGAGGCGGGCATATCTTGATGCTGCAAAAATTGCAGGGTTGAAGCCTCTGAGGTTGATCCACGATTGTACTGCAACTGCCCTTAGTTATGGAATGTATAAAACAGATTTTAGTGGTACAGGTCCGGTTTATGTTGCATTTATTGACGTTGGTCATTGTGACACTCAGGTCTCCATTGCATCATTTGAGTTTGGGAAAATGAAGATACTTTCACAGGCATTTGACAGGAGCTTAGGAGGCAGGGACTTTGATGAGGTTCTTTTTAGTCATTTTGCAGCAAAATTCAAAGAAGAGTACCATATTGATGTGTATTCTAATACCAAGGCGTGCTTTAGGCTACGTGCAGCATGTGAGAAATTGAAGAAAGTTTTGAGTGCAAATCTAGAGGCACCTCTAAATATCGAGTGCTTGATGGATGAGAAGGATGTGAAGGGCTTTATCTCAAGGGAAGAATTTGAGAAGCTCGCATCAGGATTATTAGAGAGAGTTTCTATTCCTTGCCTCAGAGCATTAACTGATGCAAACTTGACAGTGGAGAAGATTTCTTCTGTAGAGCTAGTTGGTTCGGGATCTAGGATTCCAGCTATAAGTACATTACTAATTTCCTTATTCAAGAGAGAACCCAGTCGACAGCTGAATGCAAGTGAGTGTGTAGCTCGTGGTTGTGCTCTACAGTGTGCAATGCTCAGTCCTGTTTACCGTGTGAGAGAATACGAG GTTCAGGATGTTATTTCCTTTTCAATTGGACTTTCATCAGATGAAGGTCCAGTTGCTGTGAGGTCAAATGGTGTACTTTTCCCAAGAGGCCAACAATTTCCAAGTGTTAAAGTCATAGCCTTTCAGCGAAGTAATTTGTTTCATCTGGAAGCTTTCTATGTTAATCCAGATGAACTACCACCTGGGACATCTCCTAAAATTAGTTGTGTCACG ATTGGCCCTTTCCATGGATCCCATGGTAGTAAGAGCAGAGTTAAAGTTAGAGTTTCACTTGATCTGCATGGAATTCTCAATATTGAATCAGCTACA TTGATTAAAGATGGCACGGATGATTTGGTTATGGAGGGTAATCATAATTCAAATTCTGATGCAATGGATATTGATCCCATTCCTTACACAGTTGCCAATGGGTTTGAAGATATCACCAATAAGAAGTTGGAATCTCCATGTAGTTCT GATGGTGGTATAAGAAAAGATAAGGGTAACAGAAGGGTTGATGTGCCAGTGAATGAGAATATCTACGGTGGAATGACAAAGGCAGAAATCACAGAAGCTCGTGAAAAAGAACTCCAGTTGGCCCAACAGGACAGAATTATAGAGCAAaccaaagaaaagaagaatagcTTGGAGTCTTATGTCTATGATATGAGGAGTAAG CTCTTCCACAAATATAGAAGCTTTGCAAGTGAACAAGAGAGGGATGACATATCTAGGAGTCTTCAAGAGACCGAGGAATGGCTTTATGAGGATGGTGTTGATGAAACTGAGCATGCTTATTCTTCAAAACTAGAAGATCTgaaaaag CTGGTAGATCCAATTGAGAATCGGTtcaaagatgaaaaagaaagagtgcAAGCTAAAGGGGATTTATTGAAGTGCATTTCAAAGCATCTCACATCTGCAGATTCCCTTCCACCCCAGGATAAAGAACTG ATCATCAACGAGTGCAATAAAGCAGAGCAGTGGTTGAAAGAGAAGATCCAGCAACAAGAATCATCTTCTAAGAATACTGACCCAATAGTATGGTCAAGTGAGATTAAGAGCAAGACAGAAGAATTTaacttgtatgatttctgtTTTCCTTTCCAGAACTGTATACTTATAGTTTTCCGAGTCCATGGAACACAAAACTTAAAAGAGTCTGGGAATAAGTATTCATTAAATTGTAGTAGTATTAGGCAAACAAATCTTTTGATTCATGTGTAA
- the LOC128197517 gene encoding uncharacterized protein LOC128197517, which yields MLANEVKTESCSVRPSEVGARSRSRFVPPPFVPMPECRRSIARASPENRRSVDCSVDEKEGFSRLLVPPTHFSSCVFQPAHVVFTQEGYEKLARAKEGPSNQHLASGEASSTGEGDYDMFADEDDNSKPSTDENNTVSQSSSDAINSGTEGGALQNDYVYDESSGYYYSSSLGYYYDPNTGLYCSAASGQWVISCIINTFG from the exons ATGTTGGCCAACGAAGTGAAGACGGAATCGTGTTCCGTCCGGCCCAGCGAAGTAGGGGCGCGTTCAAGGTCTCGCTTCGTCCCACCTCCTTTCGTCCCTatgccggagtgccgccggagcaTCGCCAGAGCATCGCCGGAGAATCGCCGGAGTGTGGACTGTTCGGTGgacgaaaaagaggggttttccaGGTTGTTAGTCCCACCCACACATTTTTCTTCGTGTGTGTTCCAACCGGCACACGTTGTGTTCACTCAag AAGGATATGAGAAGTTAGCTCGGGCAAAAGAAGGcccatcaaatcaacatttggCTAGTGGAGAAGCCTCTAGCACTGGTGAAGGTGATTATGATATGTTTGCTGACGAGGATGATAACAGTAAGCCATCTACAGATGAAAATAATACAGTTAGTCAATCTTCATCGGACGCCATAAATTCTGGCACTGAGG GTGGAGCATTGCAAAATGATTATGTGTATGATGAATCTTCTGG GTACTATTATAGCAGCAGTTTGGGCTATTATTATGATCCAAATACCGGGCTTTATTGCTCTGCAGCATCAGGACAATG GGTGATTAGTTGTATAATTAACACCTTTGGCTGA